Proteins encoded in a region of the Maniola jurtina chromosome 12, ilManJurt1.1, whole genome shotgun sequence genome:
- the LOC123869986 gene encoding uncharacterized protein LOC123869986 isoform X5 yields the protein MLEIPECLSRRYKALDDLIQELKSSQPSNPNAESASTDDPGIKMMCDFWSILKEDPDVDLTQAVQQRMRANGVRSGMFGSQHVSCFRSGCCDNDDKIQKTLKKIKKVSNESPGEKSQCGTSKSATSSTMSQNNIPLNKVLCNLKEAASFEKKCHGKVNKLQERQKELQEQIQLLEQREKDGVTLLKQADCMWSCMEEAYKKKIAESLERQNDLLKQLKEAESSNVKWRKNKKDLEFQINIINKCYQEIQEKINEKTSDIKCINMEIENLKKRIESNKTDLEAAKKSFGPKKQASDAKMKSIAAQVTKLEKSINEEKKHKLAKEREGSKYIKEAREELQKLCKVLLQKKLENEDLKAEKEALLLEIELLVQNCDQCKDKCRNKQESVEEEIKAIDKEIADFKVRCTQCHKCIDTADVRKFCTDCPKCLAERNCLDEGDHCNVDHAMDCVCMTVKQKFMDNVFDNMYTSLEREVQTGPGKAVAEEVVKCLKKSRNGKLNEGTRKILQDFILTTVKKNLNLTIVGGAVKTRCEMDAETYKQLMLCLKQVKIAKPPKTDKGTEAKKEPCKRWGGASECNCPKGPNACICIQKAPPPVNEPSPCPPQPADKDDPVRERGEVVMCPHKDSTPCGPDCAMHSIPNAVGSEVAAWRPSPCRGPTCQFTNMRAAQCVLGPEILTSARDPITQPPFSPTTSILDDQVACRCSGVPQIPCICHKDVRGKPREHIIEEVMGRYTEVTPIEKVSYTMINSGSFDIKR from the exons ATGCTTGAAATACCGGAATGTCTGAGTCGACGTTACAAGGCGTTAGATGATCTGATCCAAGAGCTCAAGTCTTCTCAACCGAGCAACCCCAACGCTGAGAGTGCGTCAACCGACGATCCCGGCATCAAGATGATGTGCGACTTCTGGAGCATTCTCAAAGAAGATCCGGATGTTGATTTGACG CAAGCAGTTCAGCAACGAATGAGAGCCAATGGAGTTAGAAGTGGCATGTTTGGATCCCAACATGTCAGTTGCTTTAGATCGGGATGCTGTGACAATGATGATAAAATACAGAAAACcctcaaaaaaataaaaaa AGTAAGTAACGAGAGTCCAGGTGAAAAGTCGCAATGTGGTACATCAAAATCCGCAACTTCGAGTACGATGAGCCAGAATAATATTCCACTCAACAAAGTACTGTGCAATTTGAAAGAA GCTGCCTCGTTTGAAAAGAAATGTCACGGGAAAGTCAACAAGTTGCAAGAGAGGCAGAAGGAATTGCAAGAGCAGATTCAATTACTAGAACAGAGGGAGAAGGATGGTGTGACATTGTTGAAGCAAGCCGACTGTATGTGGTCATGTATGGAAGAAGCGTATAAGAAGAAAATTGCTGAGTCTCTAGAAAGACAGAACGATTTAttgaaacag CTAAAAGAAGCCGAAAGCAGCAACGTGAAATGGCGGAAGAATAAAAAAGACCTAgaatttcaaattaatattataaataaatgctaTCAAGAAATACAAGAAAAGATAAATGAAAAAACAAGTGACATAAAATGCATTAATATGGAGATTGAGAATTTGAAAAAACGTATTGAAAGCAACAAAACTGATCTCGAAGCGGCGAAAAAATCTTTTGGGCCCAAAAAGCAGGCTTCAGAT GCTAAAATGAAAAGTATAGCAGCTCAAGTTACGAAGCTAgaaaaaagcataaatgaggaaaagaaacATAAGTTAGCGAAAGAACGAGAAGGTTCAAAGTATATAAAAGAAGCTAGAGAGGAGTTACAGAAACTGTGCAAAGTGTTATTGCAGAAAAAACTTGAAAACGAAGACTTGAAAGCAGAG AAAGAAGCGTTGCTATTAGAAATTGAACTGCTCGTTCAAAATTGTGATCAGTGCAAAGATAAATGTAGAAACAAACAGGAGTCTGTCGAGGAAGAAATAAAAGCTATCGACAAAGAAATAGCTGACTTCAAAGTTAGATGCACACAATGCCACAAATGTATTGACACGGCCGACGTTAGAAAGTTTTGCACTGATTGCCCAAAGTGCCTGGCAGAAAGGAATTGTTTGGATGAAGGTGATCACTGTAATGTCGACCATGCAATGGATTGTGTATGTATGACAGTTAAACAGAAATTTATGGATAATGTGTTTGATAATATGTACACATCGTTGGAAAGAGAAGTACAAACTGGGCCGGGGAAAGCTGTGGCTGAAGAAGTAGTAAAGTGTCTGAAGAAAAGTAGAAATGGTAAACTTAATGAAGGGACGAGAAAAATTCTCCAGGATTTCATTTTGACTACCGTTAAaaagaatttgaatttgacaatCGTTGGTGGTGCTGTGAAAACGAGATGTGAG atGGATGCAGAAACGTACAAACAGCTGATGCTTTGTCTAAAACAAGTTAAAATAGCCAAACCACCGAAAACCGATAAGGGGACTGAAGCTAAAAAG GAACCTTGCAAACGCTGGGGTGGTGCCAGCGAGTGCAACTGTCCAAAGGGACCCAACGCGTGTATTTGTATCCAGAAAGCACCTCCACCGGTTAACGAGCCATCTCCTTGTCCGCCACAGCCAGCTGATAAAGATGATCCAGTAAGAGAAAGA GGTGAAGTAGTCATGTGCCCACATAAAGATTCCACTCCATGCGGTCCAGATTGTGCGATGCACAGCATACCAAATGCTGTTGGAAGTGAGGTTGCAGCTTGGAGACCAAGCCCTTGCCGAG GGCCAACTTGTCAATTTACAAACATGCGAGCTGCACAATGCGTTCTTGGACCTGAAATTCTGACATCTGCAAGAGATCCAATTACACAACCTCCTTTTTCACCTACAACGTCGATATTAGATGATCag GTTGCCTGTCGATGCAGCGGTGTGCCGCAAATCCCATGTATCTGTCACAAAG ATGTAAGAGGTAAACCTCGCGAGCATATTATTGAGGAAGTAATGGGAAGATATACAGAAGTAACCCCGATTGAGAAAGTAAGTTATACAATGATTAACTCTGGGTCGTTTGATATAAAACGTTGA
- the LOC123869986 gene encoding myosin-2 heavy chain-like isoform X3, with the protein MLEIPECLSRRYKALDDLIQELKSSQPSNPNAESASTDDPGIKMMCDFWSILKEDPDVDLTQAVQQRMRANGVRSGMFGSQHVSCFRSGCCDNDDKIQKTLKKIKKVSNESPGEKSQCGTSKSATSSTMSQNNIPLNKVLCNLKEAASFEKKCHGKVNKLQERQKELQEQIQLLEQREKDGVTLLKQADCMWSCMEEAYKKKIAESLERQNDLLKQLKEAESSNVKWRKNKKDLEFQINIINKCYQEIQEKINEKTSDIKCINMEIENLKKRIESNKTDLEAAKKSFGPKKQASDAKMKSIAAQVTKLEKSINEEKKHKLAKEREGSKYIKEAREELQKLCKVLLQKKLENEDLKAEGEVVMCPHKDSTPCGPDCAMHSIPNAVGSEVAAWRPSPCRGPTCQFTNMRAAQCVLGPEILTSARDPITQPPFSPTTSILDDQVACRCSGVPQIPCICHKDSKQMKVEIPISCDKETYAVGQKSVVFQQINEDTDKFNIDNIPVQETHSKLVNNEQKVTIRSIKNVLDNVSPIVTKTSSGELEVALDKEIVKLIDKKMQDSPNLSVEFNNNKVLAKKSPSGNIILEFDKKAKKKCLLHFEKSLNKVKTQSCNSDKNLSQKKLTKIILDTTNKKISGCKTRSKNITNFFKVTVKSNNHTANELVLALRQTDSGVYEVILDKEFKKWYKQAINDHCLGTEDEYARIERTSSGNFILNFGIDDQDYSESKYALLVKSHSGNNIKIVVDEQESKFEIMKKKFGSTISLRALSGLLNKLTYSNEEIQRKDSKKSRTISTKSSSDSNVYEKVKFDINNNQNLIESEAVLKKSESGKYTVVLNKESKSAFINNLGKTISSSSKGLIPIKQTVSGNITVSLNTDLTSQYGSLKITKSGNMYVLLNKNKAKGISTINESLDNKNVNKGTKLYQNSNQTKTVTSKATTTSCKGQCKENSCNESKCICDSISYDSKECVIENAEIFFENKEFANNTKDKDFISKDKLIKNLPHIVIKPCGCRSTSEKFTIDRNYNKVQSTRCPGHIDRYQELSNEILEISNPCQRDLDDIEKNEKTVKNRIVTHDNKKIDDWDSLQFLPPQLPPFLKDYSLL; encoded by the exons ATGCTTGAAATACCGGAATGTCTGAGTCGACGTTACAAGGCGTTAGATGATCTGATCCAAGAGCTCAAGTCTTCTCAACCGAGCAACCCCAACGCTGAGAGTGCGTCAACCGACGATCCCGGCATCAAGATGATGTGCGACTTCTGGAGCATTCTCAAAGAAGATCCGGATGTTGATTTGACG CAAGCAGTTCAGCAACGAATGAGAGCCAATGGAGTTAGAAGTGGCATGTTTGGATCCCAACATGTCAGTTGCTTTAGATCGGGATGCTGTGACAATGATGATAAAATACAGAAAACcctcaaaaaaataaaaaa AGTAAGTAACGAGAGTCCAGGTGAAAAGTCGCAATGTGGTACATCAAAATCCGCAACTTCGAGTACGATGAGCCAGAATAATATTCCACTCAACAAAGTACTGTGCAATTTGAAAGAA GCTGCCTCGTTTGAAAAGAAATGTCACGGGAAAGTCAACAAGTTGCAAGAGAGGCAGAAGGAATTGCAAGAGCAGATTCAATTACTAGAACAGAGGGAGAAGGATGGTGTGACATTGTTGAAGCAAGCCGACTGTATGTGGTCATGTATGGAAGAAGCGTATAAGAAGAAAATTGCTGAGTCTCTAGAAAGACAGAACGATTTAttgaaacag CTAAAAGAAGCCGAAAGCAGCAACGTGAAATGGCGGAAGAATAAAAAAGACCTAgaatttcaaattaatattataaataaatgctaTCAAGAAATACAAGAAAAGATAAATGAAAAAACAAGTGACATAAAATGCATTAATATGGAGATTGAGAATTTGAAAAAACGTATTGAAAGCAACAAAACTGATCTCGAAGCGGCGAAAAAATCTTTTGGGCCCAAAAAGCAGGCTTCAGAT GCTAAAATGAAAAGTATAGCAGCTCAAGTTACGAAGCTAgaaaaaagcataaatgaggaaaagaaacATAAGTTAGCGAAAGAACGAGAAGGTTCAAAGTATATAAAAGAAGCTAGAGAGGAGTTACAGAAACTGTGCAAAGTGTTATTGCAGAAAAAACTTGAAAACGAAGACTTGAAAGCAGAG GGTGAAGTAGTCATGTGCCCACATAAAGATTCCACTCCATGCGGTCCAGATTGTGCGATGCACAGCATACCAAATGCTGTTGGAAGTGAGGTTGCAGCTTGGAGACCAAGCCCTTGCCGAG GGCCAACTTGTCAATTTACAAACATGCGAGCTGCACAATGCGTTCTTGGACCTGAAATTCTGACATCTGCAAGAGATCCAATTACACAACCTCCTTTTTCACCTACAACGTCGATATTAGATGATCag GTTGCCTGTCGATGCAGCGGTGTGCCGCAAATCCCATGTATCTGTCACAAAG ATTCAAAACAAATGAAAGTAGAAATACCTATATCATGTGACAAAGAAACATATGCAGTAGGCCAGAAATCTGTAGTGTTTCAACAAATTAATGAAGATACTGATAAATTTAATATTGATAATATCCCAGTTCAAGAAACGCACAGTAAGTTGGTTAATAATGAACAAAAGGTAACTATACGTAGCATCAAAAATGTTTTAGATAATGTATCTCCTATTGTTACCAAGACTTCTTCAGGAGAGTTGGAAGTGGCACTAGATAAAGAAATCGTAAAACTAATAGATAAAAAAATGCAAGATAGTCCAAACTTATCTGTTGAGTTCAACAACAATAAAGTTTTAGCTAAGAAATCACCATCTGgaaatataattttagaatTTGATAAAAAAGCTAAGAAAAAGTGTCTGTTACACTTTgaaaaatcattaaataaagTAAAGACTCAGTCATGCAATAGCGATAAAAATCTGTCacagaaaaaattaactaaaatcaTCCTTGATACGACCAATAAGAAAATAAGTGGATGCAAAACAAGAAGTAAAAATatcaccaatttttttaaagtcacTGTTAAAAGTAATAATCATACTGCTAACGAGTTAGTCTTGGCATTGAGACAAACTGACTCTGGCGTTTATGAAGTAATTCTtgataaagaatttaaaaaatggtATAAGCAAGCAATTAACGATCATTGTTTGGGAACAGAAGATGAATATGCTCGTATTGAAAGGACTAGTTCCGGAAACTTCATTCTGAACTTTGGTATAGATGATCAAGACTATTCAGAAAGTAAATATGCGCTATTAGTGAAATCTCATTCaggaaataatataaaaattgtcGTTGACGAACAGGAATCAAAATTTGAAATCATGAAAAAGAAATTTGGCTCTACAATATCCCTGCGAGCTTTGAGCGGCCTTTTGAACAAATTGACATATTCTAATGAAGAAATTCAAAGAAAAGATTCGAAGAAATCTCGGACAATAAGTACAAAATCTAGCAGTGACTCTAATGTTTACGAAAAAGTTAAGTTTGATATTAACAATAATCAAAATCTTATTGAATCCGAAGCAGTCCTTAAAAAAAGTGAATCAGGTAAATACACAGTAGTGCTCAATAAAGAATCAAAAAGTGCTTTTATAAACAATTTGGGCAAAACGATTAGCAGTTCTTCCAAAGGACTTATTCCTATAAAACAAACGGTCTCTGGAAATATAACTGTAAGTTTGAATACAGACCTCACAAGTCAGTATGGatcattaaaaattacaaagtcAGGAAATATGTATGTTCTATTGAACAAGAATAAAGCAAAAGGAATTTCGACAATTAATGAAAGCTTAGACAATAAAAATGTTAACAAAGGaacaaaattatatcaaaactCCAATCAAACTAAAACTGTTACCAGTAAAGCAACTACAACTAGTTGTAAAGGTCAATGCAAAGAAAATTCTTGTAATGAAAGTAAATGCATTTGCGATAGTATCAGTTATGACTCAAAAGAATGTGTAATAGAAAatgctgaaatattttttgaaaacaaagaATTTGCAAACAATACCAAAGATAAAGATTTCATCAGTAAAGATAAACTGATAAAGAACTTACCTCATATAGTTATAAAGCCATGTGGATGCCGTTCCACCTCTGAAAAGTTTACTATAGACAGAAATTACAACAAAGTTCAGTCTACAAGATGTCCTGGCCACATTGACAGATATCAGGAATTATCGAATGAAATTTTGGAAATATCAAACCCATGCCAGCGGGACTTAGACgatattgaaaaaaatgaaaaaaccgTAAAAAATAGAATTGTCACacatgataataaaaaaatagatgatTGGGATTCCTTGCAGTTTCTCCCTCCACAGTTGCCGCCGTTTCTTAAGGATTATTCATTAttgtaa
- the LOC123869986 gene encoding uncharacterized protein LOC123869986 isoform X4: MKSIAAQVTKLEKSINEEKKHKLAKEREGSKYIKEAREELQKLCKVLLQKKLENEDLKAEKEALLLEIELLVQNCDQCKDKCRNKQESVEEEIKAIDKEIADFKVRCTQCHKCIDTADVRKFCTDCPKCLAERNCLDEGDHCNVDHAMDCVCMTVKQKFMDNVFDNMYTSLEREVQTGPGKAVAEEVVKCLKKSRNGKLNEGTRKILQDFILTTVKKNLNLTIVGGAVKTRCEMDAETYKQLMLCLKQVKIAKPPKTDKGTEAKKEPCKRWGGASECNCPKGPNACICIQKAPPPVNEPSPCPPQPADKDDPVRERGEVVMCPHKDSTPCGPDCAMHSIPNAVGSEVAAWRPSPCRGPTCQFTNMRAAQCVLGPEILTSARDPITQPPFSPTTSILDDQVACRCSGVPQIPCICHKDSKQMKVEIPISCDKETYAVGQKSVVFQQINEDTDKFNIDNIPVQETHSKLVNNEQKVTIRSIKNVLDNVSPIVTKTSSGELEVALDKEIVKLIDKKMQDSPNLSVEFNNNKVLAKKSPSGNIILEFDKKAKKKCLLHFEKSLNKVKTQSCNSDKNLSQKKLTKIILDTTNKKISGCKTRSKNITNFFKVTVKSNNHTANELVLALRQTDSGVYEVILDKEFKKWYKQAINDHCLGTEDEYARIERTSSGNFILNFGIDDQDYSESKYALLVKSHSGNNIKIVVDEQESKFEIMKKKFGSTISLRALSGLLNKLTYSNEEIQRKDSKKSRTISTKSSSDSNVYEKVKFDINNNQNLIESEAVLKKSESGKYTVVLNKESKSAFINNLGKTISSSSKGLIPIKQTVSGNITVSLNTDLTSQYGSLKITKSGNMYVLLNKNKAKGISTINESLDNKNVNKGTKLYQNSNQTKTVTSKATTTSCKGQCKENSCNESKCICDSISYDSKECVIENAEIFFENKEFANNTKDKDFISKDKLIKNLPHIVIKPCGCRSTSEKFTIDRNYNKVQSTRCPGHIDRYQELSNEILEISNPCQRDLDDIEKNEKTVKNRIVTHDNKKIDDWDSLQFLPPQLPPFLKDYSLL; this comes from the exons ATGAAAAGTATAGCAGCTCAAGTTACGAAGCTAgaaaaaagcataaatgaggaaaagaaacATAAGTTAGCGAAAGAACGAGAAGGTTCAAAGTATATAAAAGAAGCTAGAGAGGAGTTACAGAAACTGTGCAAAGTGTTATTGCAGAAAAAACTTGAAAACGAAGACTTGAAAGCAGAG AAAGAAGCGTTGCTATTAGAAATTGAACTGCTCGTTCAAAATTGTGATCAGTGCAAAGATAAATGTAGAAACAAACAGGAGTCTGTCGAGGAAGAAATAAAAGCTATCGACAAAGAAATAGCTGACTTCAAAGTTAGATGCACACAATGCCACAAATGTATTGACACGGCCGACGTTAGAAAGTTTTGCACTGATTGCCCAAAGTGCCTGGCAGAAAGGAATTGTTTGGATGAAGGTGATCACTGTAATGTCGACCATGCAATGGATTGTGTATGTATGACAGTTAAACAGAAATTTATGGATAATGTGTTTGATAATATGTACACATCGTTGGAAAGAGAAGTACAAACTGGGCCGGGGAAAGCTGTGGCTGAAGAAGTAGTAAAGTGTCTGAAGAAAAGTAGAAATGGTAAACTTAATGAAGGGACGAGAAAAATTCTCCAGGATTTCATTTTGACTACCGTTAAaaagaatttgaatttgacaatCGTTGGTGGTGCTGTGAAAACGAGATGTGAG atGGATGCAGAAACGTACAAACAGCTGATGCTTTGTCTAAAACAAGTTAAAATAGCCAAACCACCGAAAACCGATAAGGGGACTGAAGCTAAAAAG GAACCTTGCAAACGCTGGGGTGGTGCCAGCGAGTGCAACTGTCCAAAGGGACCCAACGCGTGTATTTGTATCCAGAAAGCACCTCCACCGGTTAACGAGCCATCTCCTTGTCCGCCACAGCCAGCTGATAAAGATGATCCAGTAAGAGAAAGA GGTGAAGTAGTCATGTGCCCACATAAAGATTCCACTCCATGCGGTCCAGATTGTGCGATGCACAGCATACCAAATGCTGTTGGAAGTGAGGTTGCAGCTTGGAGACCAAGCCCTTGCCGAG GGCCAACTTGTCAATTTACAAACATGCGAGCTGCACAATGCGTTCTTGGACCTGAAATTCTGACATCTGCAAGAGATCCAATTACACAACCTCCTTTTTCACCTACAACGTCGATATTAGATGATCag GTTGCCTGTCGATGCAGCGGTGTGCCGCAAATCCCATGTATCTGTCACAAAG ATTCAAAACAAATGAAAGTAGAAATACCTATATCATGTGACAAAGAAACATATGCAGTAGGCCAGAAATCTGTAGTGTTTCAACAAATTAATGAAGATACTGATAAATTTAATATTGATAATATCCCAGTTCAAGAAACGCACAGTAAGTTGGTTAATAATGAACAAAAGGTAACTATACGTAGCATCAAAAATGTTTTAGATAATGTATCTCCTATTGTTACCAAGACTTCTTCAGGAGAGTTGGAAGTGGCACTAGATAAAGAAATCGTAAAACTAATAGATAAAAAAATGCAAGATAGTCCAAACTTATCTGTTGAGTTCAACAACAATAAAGTTTTAGCTAAGAAATCACCATCTGgaaatataattttagaatTTGATAAAAAAGCTAAGAAAAAGTGTCTGTTACACTTTgaaaaatcattaaataaagTAAAGACTCAGTCATGCAATAGCGATAAAAATCTGTCacagaaaaaattaactaaaatcaTCCTTGATACGACCAATAAGAAAATAAGTGGATGCAAAACAAGAAGTAAAAATatcaccaatttttttaaagtcacTGTTAAAAGTAATAATCATACTGCTAACGAGTTAGTCTTGGCATTGAGACAAACTGACTCTGGCGTTTATGAAGTAATTCTtgataaagaatttaaaaaatggtATAAGCAAGCAATTAACGATCATTGTTTGGGAACAGAAGATGAATATGCTCGTATTGAAAGGACTAGTTCCGGAAACTTCATTCTGAACTTTGGTATAGATGATCAAGACTATTCAGAAAGTAAATATGCGCTATTAGTGAAATCTCATTCaggaaataatataaaaattgtcGTTGACGAACAGGAATCAAAATTTGAAATCATGAAAAAGAAATTTGGCTCTACAATATCCCTGCGAGCTTTGAGCGGCCTTTTGAACAAATTGACATATTCTAATGAAGAAATTCAAAGAAAAGATTCGAAGAAATCTCGGACAATAAGTACAAAATCTAGCAGTGACTCTAATGTTTACGAAAAAGTTAAGTTTGATATTAACAATAATCAAAATCTTATTGAATCCGAAGCAGTCCTTAAAAAAAGTGAATCAGGTAAATACACAGTAGTGCTCAATAAAGAATCAAAAAGTGCTTTTATAAACAATTTGGGCAAAACGATTAGCAGTTCTTCCAAAGGACTTATTCCTATAAAACAAACGGTCTCTGGAAATATAACTGTAAGTTTGAATACAGACCTCACAAGTCAGTATGGatcattaaaaattacaaagtcAGGAAATATGTATGTTCTATTGAACAAGAATAAAGCAAAAGGAATTTCGACAATTAATGAAAGCTTAGACAATAAAAATGTTAACAAAGGaacaaaattatatcaaaactCCAATCAAACTAAAACTGTTACCAGTAAAGCAACTACAACTAGTTGTAAAGGTCAATGCAAAGAAAATTCTTGTAATGAAAGTAAATGCATTTGCGATAGTATCAGTTATGACTCAAAAGAATGTGTAATAGAAAatgctgaaatattttttgaaaacaaagaATTTGCAAACAATACCAAAGATAAAGATTTCATCAGTAAAGATAAACTGATAAAGAACTTACCTCATATAGTTATAAAGCCATGTGGATGCCGTTCCACCTCTGAAAAGTTTACTATAGACAGAAATTACAACAAAGTTCAGTCTACAAGATGTCCTGGCCACATTGACAGATATCAGGAATTATCGAATGAAATTTTGGAAATATCAAACCCATGCCAGCGGGACTTAGACgatattgaaaaaaatgaaaaaaccgTAAAAAATAGAATTGTCACacatgataataaaaaaatagatgatTGGGATTCCTTGCAGTTTCTCCCTCCACAGTTGCCGCCGTTTCTTAAGGATTATTCATTAttgtaa